The nucleotide sequence TGGTATCATAGTAGATAATCTAATAGGACAAGAAGAGATCGTTATCAAATCTCTTGGTAACTATTTACAAAATATCAGAGGAATTGCCGGCGGAACGATCAGGGGAGACGGAAAAGTTACCTTGATAGTTGATGTTGGTATGATCATGGATATGGCAAAAGAGATTAAGATAGATATCAGAGCTAGTATAGAATCAAGCATCAAAGCTGTTTCAAAAGATAAGCCAAGTGATTATAAAGTTTTAATTGTTGATGACTCGAAGATGGATAGAACAATTATGCAAAAATCACTCGAACCTATAGGCGTAACAGTGATAGAAGCAACAAACGGCGTTGAAGCTCTAAACATAATAAAATCAGGCGATCATGTTATAGACGCCGTACTGATAGATATAGAGATGCCAAGAATGGATGGATATACTCTAGCTGGTGAGATTAGAAAGTATTCGAAATATAGAAATTTACCTCTTATCGCAGTTACAAGTAGAACTAGTAAAAGCGACCGCTTAAGAGGTGTAGAAGTTGGTATGACTGAGTATATAACAAAACCTTACTCTCCAGAATACCTTGAAAATGTTGTTAGAAAAAACATCAAGCTAATGTAAGGAAAGTAAAATGAGCGATAAGTTAGAACAAGTTTTACAAAAACAGAAGCAACAAATAACTGAACCTACTGCAAAAGATAGAGATGAGATAGAGCAGCTGGTTGGATTTATAGTTGGCGAGGAGGAATTTGCTATTCCGATTTTATATATCAAAGAGATTATAAAACCGATAGAATATACTAGGGTTCCTAGTGTTCCAGATTATGTTTTAGGTGTTTTTAATCTAAGAGGAAATGTTATACCTCTTATAGATTTAAGGATTAAATTTAATCTACATCCATCTAAAATGACGGCAAATACTCGTTATATCGTTATGAAAGATGATGATAATATAGCGGGATTTGTTATCGATAGACTTACTGAGGCTATTAGGATTAACAAAGATAGAATTGATCAGCCACCTGAAACTTTAGCAAAAGATAAAGGTATGATTCAAGGAATCGGTAAAAGAGATAATAACATACTTACAATACTAAAAGTTGAAGCACTTTTAAAACGTGATTTTTAAGGGTTAAGATGATAAAACTTTGTGTTTTTGACTTTGACTCTACTTTAATGGATGGTGAGACTATCACCATCCTTTCAAGTGCTGTTGGAAAAGATAAAGAGGTTAGCGATATCACAAAAAGAGCTATGGCTGGAGAGCTTGATTTTTATGAAAGTTTAGTAAAAAGAGTAAAATTTATAGAAGGATTAAAACTTCAAGACGCTATAAAAATAACTTCAAATTTGCCGTTTATAGACGGTGCTGGTGAAATTATCTCATATTTAAAAGCAAAAGATATCAAAACTATCGTATTTAGCGGTGGATTTCATATAGCAACTGACGCTGCTCAGGCTAAGCTTAAATTTGATATAAATTTTGCAAACGAGCTTCATCACAAAAATAGCATTTTAACAGGATCTGTCGGCGGAGAGATGATGTTTGGAGACTCAAAAGGAAAGATGCTTGCACGCTTAAAAAGTTTTTTAAATTTAAAAGATGATGAGATAGTTTGCGTCGGAGACGGTGCAAATGATGTTTCTATGTTTAAAGAAGCAGGTATGGGCATAGCATTTTGCGCAAATGAGATCTTGAAAAAAGCCGCAACTCATATAGTAGATACAAAAGATTTAAGGGAATTAAAACAAATTTTATAAGGTGGTTATTTATGTATAGGGATATCAAATTTTCACTTTGGTGTGATTTTTTGGAGAGAGATTTTATAAACGGCGAGTTTTTAAATTTAATAGAAAATTCGGTTATAAACGGTGCTACGAGCAATCCGTCGATATTTAAATCTGCTATTTGCTCATCTCTGGCTTACGCGGCTTCAAAAGAGGAATACAAAAGAAAAAGTCCAAAAGAGCTATACGAAATTTTAGCTACAACGGATATAAAAATGGCTGCAAATAAACTTCTAAAAAACTATGCAAATGACGATGACGGTTTTGTTAGCCTAGAAGTTGATCCAAATTTATATGATGATAGTGAAGGCACTTATAAAGAGGGAAAAAAACTATTTAACACTATCAAGATGCCAAATGTAATGATAAAAGTTCCAGCCACTGATAGCGGATATGAGGCTATGAGTGATCTTATGAAAAAGGGAATTAATGTAAATGCTACTCTGGTATTTTCAATCTCTCAAGTAAAAGAGTGTTTAGAGGCTTTTAACGAAGGAAGTAGAGCTTACGCTAAAAGATTTCCAGGAACTCCGCTTCCAAAAGGAGTTATCAGTATATTTGTTAGTCGTTTTGATAGACTGCTTGATGAGAGTCTTAAAAACGCTGGATTAGCGACTTCTAAGTACGGAATTTACAATGCTACAAAAGCTTATAAAATAATAGAACAACAAGATAATAAAAATATAAGAGCTCTTTTTGCTAGCACAGGAGTAAAAGGTGATGAGTTGCCGGCTGATTACTATATAAAAGAGCTTTTATATAAAAATGCTATAAATACCGCTCCTCTTAACACCATAAAAGAGTTTATCAAAGATATGAGTGAGCCAAAATCTCCACTTGAATGCAGCGTTATAGACGAGTATTTTGATAGAGCTAAAAAGGCTGATATAAACTATGAAAAGAGTTGTAAAATACTTTTAGAAGATGGTTTAAAAGCATTTTGTGAGGCGTTTGATGATATTTTAACAAGCTTAAAATAAGGCGAGATTATGGATTATGATATAAATATCGATCAGCTTGATTTTAAGCTAAGAGATGAGTTAAATATATATTTGTTAGAGCTTATAAACTCTTCAGGAAGTGACTTGCATATAAAAGCTGAAGGCATCATAAGAAAACGTGTAAAAGGCGAGATAGTTCCTATATCCAATAAACGCGTTTTAAGCTCAAAAGAGGCGATCACTCTTGCAAAAGAGCTTTTAAGAAGCAGGTTTAATGAGCTAGTCGATAAAAAAAGTGTAGATTTTACTTATAAATTTAACGATGATTATAGATTTCGTGTAAATACGTTTTTCCAGATGGATGGTGTAAGTTTTGTGTTTCGTACCATTCCTACAAAACCTCCTACATTTGATGAGCTAAGGCTTCCCAACGCCGTTAAGCAGATGTGTAAAGAAATTTATAGAGGTATAATCCTAGTAACAGGACCTACAGGAAGTGGTAAAACTACAACTCTTGCTAGTATGATAAATTACATAAATAACCATAGAAGATCGCATATTATAACGATAGAAGATCCTATAGAGTTTGTATATAAAGATGAAAATTGCATTATCAATCAAAGAAGCATCGGTCAAGATACTGCAAATTTCGCAGATGCTCTTAGAGGCGCTTTGAGAGAGGATCCAGATATTATATTAGTTGGAGAGATGAGAGATCTTGAAACCATAGAGATAGCTATGCACGCAGCTGAAACAGGGCACCTTGTTTTATCCACTTTGCATACGGTGGATGCTAAAGATACTATTGGTAGAATAATTAGTATGTTCCCAGGAAATGAACAAAATCGTATAAAATTGAGTTTGGCTTCTGTATTAAAAGGGATTATCAGTCAAAGACTTTGTAAGAGAGCTGATGGAAAGGGCAGAGTTGCCGCTCTTGAGATAATGCTCGCAACTCCTAGAATAAAAAATTTGATCTTAGAAAACAGAGCATCAGATCTGATATACGACGCGATAGCAGAAAGTTCTGCAAATAGCGGTATGCAGACGTTTGATACGCATTTGTTGAAGCTTTTTATAGACGGTATCATCACAAGAGAAGAAGCTTTAGAAATTTCAAGCAGAAGAAATGATCTAGAAATTCGTATGAAAGCTGCTGAGCTTGAGTCTAGTTTAAGTAAAACGACGCAAAACAAAGATAATAGAGAAATCGATGATCTAATAGCGTTAAAAAATATCGGCTAAGCTTAAATTTAACCGTATTTTGGTATAATCGCCAACTATTTTATTTCACAAGGAAACATAATGTTAGAAGGTATCGTTAGAGAGAGTATTGACAAGAGAAGTACAAAAGCTCTTAGAAAAGATGGTTATCTAATCGCTAACATTTACGCAAAAGGTGTTGAGAATATTAACGCTGCATTTAAAGTAAATGATTTTATCAAAGCCGTAAAAAGCAAGAGCGATCTGAAATTCCAAGTTAGCGTAGGTGGAAAAACCTATGACGTAGTAGTTGTTGATTATCAAAAACACCCAGTAACAAGTGCATTAAAGCATGTTGATTTAAAAGTCGTGCTTGATGATGAAATATCAAAATATATGATTCCTGTTAAGCCTTTTGGAACACCTATTGGTTTTAAGAACAAAGGCGTTTTACTTCAATCTAAAAAACGTTTAGCCGTAAAATGTAAAGGTAAAGATCTTATAAATAGCTTTGATGTTGATGTAAGCGGACTTGATATAGATGATACTATACTTGTACGTGATATAAAAACAGTTCCGGGCGTTCGTATTTTAGATGCTGATCGCGTTGCTGTACTAGGCGTAATAAAAGCTAAATAATGACTCTTGTAGCCGGACTTGGCAATATAGGCAAAGAGTATGAAAATACTCGCCATAATGTCGGTTTTATGTTGATAGATTCTATGATTAAAGACGGCGGATTTACCAACGTAAGCTCCGGCAAATTTCAAGGCGAACTTTTTAAAAAAGGTTCGCTTCTTCTTCTTAAACCATCTACTTTTATGAATTTAAGCGGTAATTCTTTAAAAGCCGTTAATGACTTTTATAAGCCAGATATGATAATTGTTATCCATGATGACCTTGATCTTCCTTTTGGAACGGTGAGATTTAAACGCGGCGGAAGTAGCGGAGGACACAACGGTATCAAATCCATAGATAGTCTTATAGGGAACGACTATGATCGTGTTCGTATCGGGATAGGACGTGGAAATAATACTGTTATTAGCTACGTTTTAGGCGAATTTATCGATGATGAAAAAGATAGGCTAAAAGATATTTTAACGCATTGTAAAAATGCTGTTTTAGAGCTTATAACTTGTGGCGATATAACTCAAATTTCTTCAAAATTTACACTTAAAGCTTGATTTTAAGTTTTCAAATTTATATTTTATCCAATTCTTGATATAATTGTTTTTTTACATAAATATAAAGATGAGAAAATGAGATTAAACGATATAAAAACTCCTGCTTATGTTTGCGAAGAGGCTATTCTTGAAAATAATCTGAAAATTCTAAAAAATATTAGCGATGAAAGCGGAGCAAAGGTGCTTTGCGCTTTAAAAGGTTTTGCATTTAGTGGTGGTATGGAGTTAGTCGCAAAGTATCTCAACGGTGCGACTTGTAGCGGTTTGCATGAAGCGAAATACGCTAAATTCCACGGATTTAAAGAAGTTCATACTTACTCTCCAGCTTTTAGCGATGATGATATAGACGAGGTTCTAAGTCTATCTCATCACGTGGTATTTAACAGTTTTGCGCAGTGGGATAAATTTAAAATAAAAGCTATAAAAAGCGGTAAAAGTATAGGACTGCGAATAAACCCTGAAGTTTCATCAAGTCCGACTGATATGTATAATCCTTGCAGTAAGTTTTCAAGGCTTGGTATAACAAAAGCGAATTTCAATGAGGCAAATATAGATGGTATCGATGGACTTCATTTTCATGCACTTTGTGAAGAGAGTGCCAGAAGTTTAGAGCTTGTTTTATGCAAATTTGAAGAGCAGTTTGGGAATCTTATACCAAAAATGAAATGGATAAATTTCGGCGGTGGCCATCATATCACAAAAAGCGGATACGATATAAATTTGCTCATAGATCTTATAAAAAAATTTAGAAAAAAATACGGCGTAGAGGTTTTCATAGAACCAGGCGAAGCAGTAGGTTGGCAATGCGGATTTTTGATCTCAAGTGTTCTTGATATCGTAGAAAACGAAGAAAAAACTTGTATAATCGACGCTTCTGCGGAGTGTCATATGCCAGATACCGTTCTTATGCCTTACCGTCCAAAAATGCGTGGCGAGAGCAGTAATGGTAAATTTGCGTATCGTTTTGGTGGCGCTACTTGTCTTGCTGGAGATATCGTAGGAGCGGCTGCTGGAGATCCTATTTTTAAATTTGATAATGAGATAAAAGTCGGCGATAAGGTTATTTTTGAAGATCAAATTCACTACACTATAGTCAAAAACAGTACGTTTAATGGCGTAAAACTTCCAAATTTAGTTATGATAAGCAAAAGCGGAGAGATCAAGACTGTGCGCGAGTTTGGCTATGACGAGTATAGTCGCAGAAATTAAATTTGTTTATTAAAACAATAATTCGATAAATTGGATATAATTTATAAATTCAAGGTTTGAATACTACGAAGCAAGGAGAAATTATGCAGATTGATTGTCGTGGGCTTGAGTGCCCAAAGCCAATTATTGAAACTAAAGATGCTTTAAATGAGCTTAGCATCGGAGATAAACTCGAAATAGCAGTTAATAGTCCTGCTCCATTAGCAAATGTTCAGAAGTTTTTAAGTGCAAACGGTTTGGAGTTTGATATCTTTCAAAACGGAAGTGAATACACTATCACTGTTGTTAAAAGTCATGAACTTATGGAAATAGATATGCAAAACTATAGTTGCGAAATGGATTTTCAAAAGCATAAAATACTGTTTTTAAAAGATGATAAAGTTGGTAGTGATCCTATAGGAAAAGGACTTTTAACTAAATTTTTAAGTACGATATCTGCTGTTCAAGCAGACAAAAGAGTTACTCATATTATCTGTGTGAATGAAGCCGTTCTTATGACTACAAATAGATCTCATCCTAGCTTTGCTGTGCTAAAAGATCTCTCATCATTCGGAATAAATGTGCTTAGTTGTGGTAGTTGTTTAGAAGCTCTTGGTCTTGTTGATAGGCTTGGAGTAGGGCAGATCAGCAATGCCTTTGAAATAATGAATTTAATGTTAGAAAATGAAACAGTTTATCTATAATAATAAAAATCTTACTAAATTTATAAAAGCGTCAGGTTGCGCTGCCAAACTAGACCCGTCGGGTTTAACACAAAGCATCGGCAGCATTTTAGAGCCTCATAGTAAGCTTTTATCATCTATAAGTAGCAATGAAGATGCTGGGGTATTTTTACTAGAAGATGGTAGCGCTATCGTGCAGACTTTGGATTTTATAACTCCAGTAGTCGATGATCCGTTTTTATATGGAATGATAGCAGCCGCAAACTCTCTAAGTGATATATTTGCTATGGGTGCAAAAGCAATGACTGCTATGAATATAGTCGGTTTTGATAGTTGTCATTTTGAAAATGAAGTTTTAAAAGAGATTATGGCTGGAGGAAAAAGCAAGATAAAAGAGTGCGGCGCGGTTTTAGTAGGCGGACATAGCATAGAAACTGTAGAAACTATTTATGGACTAAGCGTAACAGGAAGTGTAGATAGCAGCAAGTTTTGGTCAAATAATTCAGCAAAAATGGGCGATATGTTGATACTAACAAAACCTCTTGGAAGCGGCGTTTTAACAACTGCTTTAAAAGCGGATATGCTGAGTTTAGATGAGATACGTGAGATTTCAAATTTAATGTCTCAGCTAAACTTTTACGCTGTTGATGCTCTATCTGGTTTAAAAGTCAATGCTGCTACTGATGTTACTGGATTTGGATTTTTGGGTCATTTGAGCGAAATGTTAAGAGATGATGTAAGTTTTGATATATATAAAAACAGCATTCCTTTACTAGCTAGTGCTAAGAAGTTTTCAAATTTAGGTCTGATTCCTGAGGGAAGTTATAAAAATAGTGTTTTTACCGCTGAAATTTGTAATATCAAACCAGATATCTTGCTAAGCGATGCGCAAACTAGCGGAGGACTTATCATTAGTATAAATGAAGATGATGCTTACAAAGCGCTTTCAAATTTAAAAAACGCAGGATATGAGAGCTCTTGTATAGTTGGAACCGTAAAAAGAAAAAGTGAATATAAAATAAATTTAATCTAGGAGCAATAAATGAATGTTAAAGAGGCTTTAAACTTTCGTCATGCATGTAAGATTTTTGATGAAAATAGAAAAATAGACAGCGCGGATTTTGATGATATTTTAGAAGCTGGTCGCTTGTCCCCATCTTCTATGGGTATGCAACCGTGGGAATTTGAAGTGATAGAAGATAAAAAGCTTTTAGAAGAGATGAGAAAAGCGTGCTGGGGTCAAGTTCAGATCACGACTGCGTCAAAAGTTGTCGTGATATACGCTAAAATAGATGATCTAAGAGCTAGCTCAAACTATGCTAAATCCATAATATGTGGTAGAAAAGATAAAAGTGAAGAGGAGCAAAAAGCGTACTTACAAAGATATGCAAATATGCTTAAAGATAACGAAGGCACTAGCGATAAAGATATTTTTAGTTGGGCTAGAGCTCAGTGCTATTTGGCAGCGCAAAATATGATGATGCAAGCTGCTTTTTTAGGAATAGACAGCTGCCCTATGGAGGGATTTGTACGAGATGAACTAGAAAGCGTTTTAAGTATAGATACGAAACAAAAAAGAGTTGCTCTTGTGCTTACTTTTGGATATAGGAAAAATCCTGCTAGCAAAAAACAGAGACGAGATATAAAAGATATCGTAAAATACAGATAAGTAAAATATCGTGGCAGACGATCAAGAAAAAACAGAAGAACCCACCGGGAAAAAGCTAGAAGACGCTAGAAATAAAGGCAACGTCGCAAAATCTCAAGACGTAAGCGGTTTTGTGACGTTGTTAGTAGGATTTGCAGCTCTTGTTGGGCTTTTAGGATTTATGGGAGAGAGACTAGTAAATCTTTATCTTTACTATCAAGGTCTTATCGGCGTGGAGATTACTCGTGAGCTGTTTTTTAGGATAACTATCCATTCAATGCTTCAGACGCTTTTGATAATTTTGCCAGTAGCTATTTGTATTATGATAGCAGGAATCATATCAAATGTAATGCAGTTTGGATTTTTATTTACCGTTGAGCCTATTATGCCAAATTTCAGTAAAATCGATCCGATAAAAGGTATCGCAAATCTGTTTTCTTTGAAAAAACTTATCGATTCTATTAAAATTATATTGAAAGTAAGCGCCGTTTTTGGCGTCGCATTTTACTTTTTTTTGCAGTTTGTAAAAGAACTTCCTCATACTATATTTTTCTCAATGTTTAATCAGCTTTTATGGCTTAAAGAGAAGATGCTTATATTAGCCGGAGTTATGTTGCTCTTGTTTTTGATAATTGCTATAGCAGATATTTTTATCGTACGTTATCAGTACTTTAAAGGTCTTAGAATGAGCAAACAAGAGATAAAAGATGAGTTTAAACAGATGGAAGGAGATCCAAAAGTAAAAGGTCGCATAAGACAGCTTCAGATGCAAGCAGCAAGAAAAAGAATGATGCAAAATATCCCTACTGCAGATGTCGTTATCACAAACCCTACTCACTACGCTGTGGCTCTGCGCTATGACAAAGAAAAAGAAAAAGCTCCGATTGTTTTAGCAAAAGGCGTGGATCATTTAGCACTGCGCATTAGAAAGATAGCTACGGAAAATGGTATTCAAATAGTAGAAAATCCGCCTCTTGCAAGGGAGCTTTATAAACTATGTGATGTCGATGATCAGATACCAGCAAATTTATTTCAAGCCGTTGCCGAGGTGTTAAGCTTCGTTTATCTCGGCAATAGAGCTAAATTTGAAAGCAAGTTAAAATAATCAAATTTCTATTTAAATTTAAAAATAAGTTCTAAATTTAAAACTCGTTTTGAGATTTACTAGCTTTTCTAAGTACGATATATCCAGCCACTGCGCACATAGTGCTGGCTAATAATATGGCGATTTTATTTGCATATAAAAACGCGTCACTCTCGGCGTATGCTAAACCATCTATGAAAAGACTCATACTCATACCAACTCCAGTTAGTATGGATAATCCATATAGATGTAGCCATCCACAGCCATTAGGAAGCTCTGCTAACTTGCATTTTATAGCTAAAAAAGCAAAGCTAAATACTCCTATTTGCTTACCGATAAATAGTCCAAATATTATCCCAAGTGGTACTGGATGAGTTAAGTTTAAGATAGAGTCCTTGCTAAATACGACTCCTGCATTTGAAAAAGCAAATATAGGAAGTATCAAAAACGCTACGATCGGATGCAAAAAGTGCATTATTGACTGTAGCATTCCATGCTCAGGATCTCCATCTTCATCTCTTAAAGGTATAAACATACTTGCTATGATTCCAGCTAAAGTAGCATGAACCCCGCTCATAAGCACAGATACCCATAATACTAGACCACATAATAAATAGACATAGGTATTTTGATTATTTTTATAATTTAAAATAGTTAGAACGACTATAGCGCAAAATGATATGAAAAGAGATATTATGCTTAATGTTTTAGTATAAAATATAGCTATGATGATTATAGCAGCCACATCATCTATGATAGCAAGGCTTAACAAAAATAGCTTCAAGCTAATAGGAATTCTACTTCCAAGCAAAAACAGCACCGCTAAAGCAAACGCAGTATCGCTAACTGTAGGTATAGCCCAACCATTTACATCAAAGCTATTTGAGTGATTTAGTATGTAAAAGATGACGGCTGGAACTATCACGCCGCCGATTCCTGCTATGCTAGGAAGAGCTACTTTGCTAATTGAGTTTAATTCGCCTTCTAAAAACTCATATTTAAGCTCAAGTCCTATAAAAAAGAAAAATATCGCCATAAGTCCGTCATTTACCCATAAAATCGTAGGCTTTATCAGCTTAAATTCGCCAAAAATTATACCAGAGTCAAGTCTTAATATCTCGCTGTAAAATTCGTTTAAAACACCGTTATTAGCTAGTATAAGAGCCAATATCATAGCTAATATTATGAGTATGCCGCTTGCTGATTCCTTTTGTAAGAAATTTTTAATTATATTCATCTTTGACCTTTATGGTATTATTGGCAAATTAAATTAAAATATATGTAAAGTGATTTAAATGCGTGATGTAGCTGAATTTTATCTGGAATTTATTAACAAATTACTAAAAATTATATATTTTTTTAAATTTTTGCAATTATCGAAATATGGTTAAGCTGTGGATATACCACTATAATTTACAGATTATTTTATACGTTTTCAAAGTGTTATGCTTTGTAAGAAATCATAATTAAAATTAAATTAAATTCAAATATAATTAAATATTTTATAAATGCAATTTTGCCATTATACTATGAATATATTTTTAAATTTATAACTGTTTTAAATTTAAAACAGTTTATATCAGCCGGTTTTTAAATTTAAACTCAGCTAATATAAATTTACTTCAAAAGCCCCATATCTTTTAGTTCGTTTTCTAAAAACTCTCCAGTAAATGAGCCTGTTTTTTTATATTTTTTAGCTACTTCGATAGGAGTTCCTTTAGAGATCACTTTTCCGCCTCCAGCTCCGCCCTCAGGTCCCATATCTATCAGATAGTCGCAGTTTTTTATAACATCAAGGTTATGTTCTATGACTATGACAGAATTCCCAAGATCTACTAAATGATGCAAGACTTTTACTAGTCTATCCACATCGGCAAAATGAAGGCCAGTAGTTGGCTCATCAAGCACGTACAAAGTGTTTCCAGTATCGCTTCTGCTGAGTTCTTTTGAAAGCTTTATGCGTTGTGCTTCGCCGCCGCTTAGAGTGGTTGCTGGCTGACCTAAAGTCACGTATCCAAGTCCGACATCGCTTATAGTTTTTAGTTTTGCATAAATTTTTGGTACAGCTTTGAAAAAAGTAAGCGCTTCATCTACGCTCATATTTAAAACTTCGGCTATATTTTTGCCTTTATACTCTATCTCTAAAGTCTGGGCGTTGTAGCGAGAGCCTTTGCAGATATCACAAACTACGTTGATATCTGGTAAAAAGTGCATTTCTACTTTTATCTCTCCTTCTCCGCTACATTTTTCGCATCTACCGCCTTTTACGTTGAAACTAAATCTTCCTATTTTGTATCCTCTGAGTTTTGCTTCTTTTGTAGAGGCAAAAAGCCCTCTTATCTCATCCATAACTCCAGTATAGGTTGCAGGGTTGCTGCGTGGCGTACGACCGATAGGGCTTTGATCAAGGTAGATAACTTTATCGAGATATTCCAAGCCTTCTATTTTGACGCCTTTTATCTTTTGTACTTTTTTGGCTCTATTTAACTCTTCAAGAGCAGTTGGAAGTAGAGTTTGGAGTACGAGTGAGCTTTTTCCACTACCGCTTACTCCTGTTACTCCTACTAAATTTCTAAGCGGAAATTTGACGTTTAAATTTGAAATGTTATTTAAATTTACGTTACTTATGCTTAGAAAGTCACTTTGTTTTCTACCTTTGTAGTAGTTTATGGAGTTTGTACCGTTTATATAGTTTGCTGTTTGAGTGTTTGATCTTAAAAGCTCTTTGTAAGTTCCTGCAAATACAACTTCTCCGCCATGAATTCCTGCTCCAGGACCGATATCTACGATAAAATCAGCCGCTTCTATGGTTTTTTTGTCGTGCTCGACTACGATTACTGTATTTCCTTTTTCTTGCAAGCTTCTTAATGTTTTTATGAGTTTTAAAGTGTCTCTTTCGTGAAGTCCTATGCTAGGCTCATCAAGCACGTACATTACGCCACTAAGTCCGCTTCCTATCTGGCTTGCGATACGAATTCTTTGGGCTTCACCACCACTTATAGTTCTAGCGTCTCTACCAAGACTTAGATATCCAAGTCCGACATCATAAAGAAAAAATAGTCTTTCGTTTATCTCTTTTAAGATAGGCGAGGCGATCATCTTTTGCTGATCATTTAGATGAATGAAATTTGAACTATCGCTAAAAAATTTAGTGCAGTTTTCGATACTCATATCTATGATATCGCCTATGGTTTTTTCAGCGACTTTGACTGCTAAACTCTCTTGTTTTAGGCGCTTAGCGTTACAAACTTCACACTGTTTTTCAGTCATATAATCGCTAAAATCTTTATCGTCTTTTAAAATTTCATAGGCGATTTTTAAGACGCCATCAAAAGTTTTACTTATCTTA is from Campylobacter fetus subsp. testudinum 03-427 and encodes:
- the cheW gene encoding purine-binding chemotaxis protein CheW (Pfam match to PF01584.15 CheW); the encoded protein is MSDKLEQVLQKQKQQITEPTAKDRDEIEQLVGFIVGEEEFAIPILYIKEIIKPIEYTRVPSVPDYVLGVFNLRGNVIPLIDLRIKFNLHPSKMTANTRYIVMKDDDNIAGFVIDRLTEAIRINKDRIDQPPETLAKDKGMIQGIGKRDNNILTILKVEALLKRDF
- the serB gene encoding phosphoserine phosphatase (Pfam match to PF00702.22 Hydrolase); protein product: MIKLCVFDFDSTLMDGETITILSSAVGKDKEVSDITKRAMAGELDFYESLVKRVKFIEGLKLQDAIKITSNLPFIDGAGEIISYLKAKDIKTIVFSGGFHIATDAAQAKLKFDINFANELHHKNSILTGSVGGEMMFGDSKGKMLARLKSFLNLKDDEIVCVGDGANDVSMFKEAGMGIAFCANEILKKAATHIVDTKDLRELKQIL
- the tal gene encoding transaldolase (Pfam match to PF00923.15 Transaldolase), translated to MYRDIKFSLWCDFLERDFINGEFLNLIENSVINGATSNPSIFKSAICSSLAYAASKEEYKRKSPKELYEILATTDIKMAANKLLKNYANDDDGFVSLEVDPNLYDDSEGTYKEGKKLFNTIKMPNVMIKVPATDSGYEAMSDLMKKGINVNATLVFSISQVKECLEAFNEGSRAYAKRFPGTPLPKGVISIFVSRFDRLLDESLKNAGLATSKYGIYNATKAYKIIEQQDNKNIRALFASTGVKGDELPADYYIKELLYKNAINTAPLNTIKEFIKDMSEPKSPLECSVIDEYFDRAKKADINYEKSCKILLEDGLKAFCEAFDDILTSLK
- a CDS encoding type II/IV secretion system protein, PilT/PilU family (Pfam match to PF00437.16 T2SSE), yielding MDYDINIDQLDFKLRDELNIYLLELINSSGSDLHIKAEGIIRKRVKGEIVPISNKRVLSSKEAITLAKELLRSRFNELVDKKSVDFTYKFNDDYRFRVNTFFQMDGVSFVFRTIPTKPPTFDELRLPNAVKQMCKEIYRGIILVTGPTGSGKTTTLASMINYINNHRRSHIITIEDPIEFVYKDENCIINQRSIGQDTANFADALRGALREDPDIILVGEMRDLETIEIAMHAAETGHLVLSTLHTVDAKDTIGRIISMFPGNEQNRIKLSLASVLKGIISQRLCKRADGKGRVAALEIMLATPRIKNLILENRASDLIYDAIAESSANSGMQTFDTHLLKLFIDGIITREEALEISSRRNDLEIRMKAAELESSLSKTTQNKDNREIDDLIALKNIG
- the rplY gene encoding 50S ribosomal protein L25 (Pfam matches to PF01386.15 Ribosomal_L25p, and to PF14693.2 Ribosomal_TL5_C); its protein translation is MLEGIVRESIDKRSTKALRKDGYLIANIYAKGVENINAAFKVNDFIKAVKSKSDLKFQVSVGGKTYDVVVVDYQKHPVTSALKHVDLKVVLDDEISKYMIPVKPFGTPIGFKNKGVLLQSKKRLAVKCKGKDLINSFDVDVSGLDIDDTILVRDIKTVPGVRILDADRVAVLGVIKAK
- the pth gene encoding peptidyl-tRNA hydrolase (Pfam match to PF01195.15 Pept_tRNA_hydro), whose protein sequence is MTLVAGLGNIGKEYENTRHNVGFMLIDSMIKDGGFTNVSSGKFQGELFKKGSLLLLKPSTFMNLSGNSLKAVNDFYKPDMIIVIHDDLDLPFGTVRFKRGGSSGGHNGIKSIDSLIGNDYDRVRIGIGRGNNTVISYVLGEFIDDEKDRLKDILTHCKNAVLELITCGDITQISSKFTLKA
- the nspC gene encoding carboxynorspermidine decarboxylase (bifunctional~Pfam match to PF00278.18 Orn_DAP_Arg_deC) translates to MRLNDIKTPAYVCEEAILENNLKILKNISDESGAKVLCALKGFAFSGGMELVAKYLNGATCSGLHEAKYAKFHGFKEVHTYSPAFSDDDIDEVLSLSHHVVFNSFAQWDKFKIKAIKSGKSIGLRINPEVSSSPTDMYNPCSKFSRLGITKANFNEANIDGIDGLHFHALCEESARSLELVLCKFEEQFGNLIPKMKWINFGGGHHITKSGYDINLLIDLIKKFRKKYGVEVFIEPGEAVGWQCGFLISSVLDIVENEEKTCIIDASAECHMPDTVLMPYRPKMRGESSNGKFAYRFGGATCLAGDIVGAAAGDPIFKFDNEIKVGDKVIFEDQIHYTIVKNSTFNGVKLPNLVMISKSGEIKTVREFGYDEYSRRN
- the yedF gene encoding selenium metabolism protein (Pfam match to PF01206.13 TusA), whose product is MQIDCRGLECPKPIIETKDALNELSIGDKLEIAVNSPAPLANVQKFLSANGLEFDIFQNGSEYTITVVKSHELMEIDMQNYSCEMDFQKHKILFLKDDKVGSDPIGKGLLTKFLSTISAVQADKRVTHIICVNEAVLMTTNRSHPSFAVLKDLSSFGINVLSCGSCLEALGLVDRLGVGQISNAFEIMNLMLENETVYL